A portion of the Streptomyces erythrochromogenes genome contains these proteins:
- a CDS encoding SDR family NAD(P)-dependent oxidoreductase, which produces MDLHIEDRVYLVTGASSGIGEATVRLLAAEGATVVGVARKPWSTEALGDRVSTLAADLTDPAAARQVADAVAARHGRLDGLVNNVGALESRTGFLDVTDEQWKNTFEVNFHSAVRMTRAALPALLESGAGSVVHVASEAARYPDPGIVDYAASKTALLSLSKSLAAEFGARAVRSNVVSPGPTRTALFDAPGGFADQLGQRFGLPADEAVDHFIREVRRLPSGRIGTPEDVAGVIAYLLSPLAGQVTGAEWSVDGGALRQI; this is translated from the coding sequence ATGGACCTCCATATCGAAGACCGCGTGTACCTCGTCACCGGCGCGTCGTCCGGCATCGGCGAGGCGACCGTCCGCCTCCTCGCGGCCGAAGGCGCCACCGTCGTCGGCGTCGCCCGCAAGCCGTGGAGCACCGAAGCCCTCGGCGACCGGGTCAGCACCCTCGCCGCCGACCTCACCGATCCCGCCGCGGCCCGGCAGGTCGCGGACGCCGTGGCCGCGCGCCACGGCCGGCTCGACGGCCTCGTCAACAACGTCGGCGCGCTGGAATCCCGTACCGGCTTCCTCGACGTGACCGACGAGCAGTGGAAGAACACCTTCGAGGTCAACTTCCACTCGGCCGTCCGCATGACCCGCGCCGCACTGCCCGCGCTCCTGGAGTCGGGAGCCGGCTCCGTCGTGCACGTGGCGAGCGAGGCCGCCCGCTACCCCGACCCCGGCATCGTCGACTACGCCGCCTCGAAGACGGCGCTGCTGTCCCTGTCCAAGTCCCTCGCCGCGGAGTTCGGCGCACGGGCGGTACGTTCGAACGTCGTCTCCCCGGGGCCCACCCGGACCGCGCTCTTCGACGCGCCCGGCGGCTTCGCCGACCAGCTCGGCCAGCGGTTCGGGCTCCCCGCGGACGAGGCCGTCGACCACTTCATCCGCGAGGTGCGCCGACTGCCCAGCGGCCGCATCGGCACACCCGAAGACGTCGCGGGCGTGATCGCGTACCTGCTCTCGCCCCTGGCGGGCCAGGTCACCGGCGCCGAATGGAGCGTCGACGGCGGCGCCCTGCGGCAGATCTGA
- a CDS encoding IS701 family transposase has product MTAHMRTRALAAGGTALDEFTERLFGHLPRADQRRWARVYLQGLLTTPGKKSVRRLAASVTASPTASQSLQQFINASPWEWDPARAELLRWVEERHPVHAWTVGQVCFPKRGEHSVGVHRRFDPAAGRIVNCQFGFGLFLSLDGLSVPVDWRLVLPDSWSVDPALRRRARISPAVAHQTPESLVLELVDSIAARTSSVRAPVVADLSRLGAAAALIGMLGRRGHDFLVSVPPALAVCAAGPGHRSEPARPAAYATAAYATAGHATSAGDLARRGNTSHPYAAPLTGRVARPQPLRIQSALVRVPGADLAVPGAQQTYRLFGERRPGPGAPGASGAVWLTNMSRHRMDDLLRLVRQSGRAAATLGALADDFGLLDFEGRSFPGWHHHMTLMSAAYAYRGLFSSGYRQVACNNGLPRRGRRGAEVRGRSGDDLE; this is encoded by the coding sequence ATGACGGCGCACATGAGGACCAGAGCCCTGGCTGCCGGCGGCACCGCCCTGGACGAGTTCACGGAACGCCTCTTCGGCCACTTACCGAGGGCCGACCAGCGCAGATGGGCCCGGGTCTACTTACAGGGCCTGCTCACCACCCCGGGCAAGAAGTCCGTCCGCAGGCTCGCGGCTTCCGTGACCGCGTCACCCACCGCGTCCCAGTCCCTGCAGCAGTTCATCAACGCGAGCCCGTGGGAGTGGGATCCGGCCCGCGCCGAGCTGCTCCGCTGGGTGGAGGAACGCCACCCGGTGCACGCCTGGACGGTCGGGCAGGTCTGCTTCCCCAAGCGCGGTGAGCACTCCGTCGGCGTGCACCGCCGCTTCGACCCCGCCGCCGGACGCATCGTCAACTGCCAGTTCGGCTTCGGACTCTTCCTCTCCCTGGACGGCCTGAGCGTGCCCGTCGACTGGCGGCTGGTGCTTCCCGACTCCTGGTCGGTGGACCCCGCCCTGCGCCGCCGGGCGCGGATCTCCCCCGCCGTGGCGCACCAGACCCCGGAGTCACTGGTCCTGGAGCTCGTCGATTCGATCGCCGCCCGTACCTCGTCGGTGCGCGCCCCCGTGGTCGCCGACCTCAGCCGCCTCGGCGCGGCCGCCGCGCTGATCGGCATGCTGGGCCGGCGCGGCCACGACTTCCTGGTGTCCGTCCCGCCCGCCCTCGCCGTCTGCGCGGCCGGACCGGGCCACAGGTCCGAGCCGGCCCGGCCGGCCGCGTACGCCACCGCGGCGTACGCCACCGCCGGGCACGCCACCTCGGCGGGCGACCTCGCGCGGCGGGGCAACACCAGCCATCCGTACGCGGCGCCGCTCACGGGCCGTGTCGCGCGCCCGCAGCCACTGCGCATCCAATCGGCCCTGGTCCGGGTGCCGGGCGCCGACCTGGCGGTCCCGGGCGCGCAGCAGACGTACCGCCTGTTCGGCGAACGGCGCCCGGGGCCCGGGGCGCCGGGCGCGAGCGGTGCGGTCTGGCTCACCAACATGAGCCGCCACCGGATGGACGACCTGCTGCGGCTGGTCCGGCAGTCGGGCCGGGCCGCCGCCACGCTGGGCGCTCTGGCCGACGACTTCGGGCTCCTCGACTTCGAGGGGCGCTCCTTCCCCGGCTGGCACCACCACATGACCTTGATGTCCGCCGCGTACGCCTACCGGGGCCTGTTCTCGTCCGGCTACCGCCAGGTGGCGTGCAACAACGGCCTACCCCGCCGAGGGCGGCGGGGTGCCGAGGTCCGGGGTCGGAGCGGGGACGATCTTGAATGA
- a CDS encoding MFS transporter — MSVVEGARVDAGAGEVPARLDGRLRLVLVVLLVAQFMLAVDFSILNVALPVIGDGLGFSLSNLQWIATSFALCAAGFTLLFGRVADLFGRRRLFLVGLAVLGLSSLVGGLATSPEMLIAARVFQGLATAAVTPAGLSLLTTSFPEGPLRQKALGLNGALMSAGFTTGAILGGVLTDLLSWRWAFFINVPVALAVLFIAPTVIKESRPATRPKLDVPGATAVTLGLLALIYGLTQAGEHGWGAPSALGWLAAGVVLLIVFYAIESKSSAPLVPVSVLKKKTVAWGNIAGLVAFLTETSLVFLMTLYLQEVLDFSPLTAGLSFGVLGVGTVIGGSIAPRVIGAVGTRSTLIVGGVLQAVATLSLVALGETSASMWLLLVATFAGGVGNMLVIVGFMVTATTGLPDHEQGMATGLATMTQQIGITMGTPIMSAVAAANTDIHAGITTAVIVNTAIVVVGILTTVLFLRTKAAKDVAAAG, encoded by the coding sequence ATGTCGGTTGTCGAGGGTGCGCGGGTTGATGCGGGTGCGGGGGAGGTGCCGGCCCGTTTGGACGGGCGCCTGAGGTTGGTGCTCGTGGTGCTGCTGGTGGCGCAGTTCATGCTGGCGGTGGATTTCTCGATTTTGAATGTGGCGTTGCCGGTGATCGGTGACGGGCTTGGTTTCTCGTTGTCGAATCTGCAGTGGATCGCGACGTCGTTCGCGTTGTGTGCTGCGGGTTTCACGTTGTTGTTCGGGCGGGTTGCGGACCTGTTCGGGCGTCGGCGGCTGTTCCTGGTGGGCCTTGCGGTGCTGGGCCTGTCCTCGCTCGTGGGTGGTCTGGCGACGTCGCCGGAGATGCTGATCGCGGCGCGGGTGTTCCAGGGTCTGGCGACCGCCGCGGTGACGCCGGCGGGTCTGTCCCTGCTCACTACGTCGTTTCCCGAAGGGCCCTTGCGTCAGAAGGCGTTGGGTCTGAACGGTGCTCTGATGTCGGCGGGGTTCACGACGGGCGCGATTCTGGGTGGAGTGCTCACGGATCTGTTGTCGTGGCGGTGGGCGTTCTTCATCAACGTCCCGGTGGCGCTCGCGGTGTTGTTCATCGCTCCGACGGTGATCAAGGAGTCGCGTCCGGCGACGCGTCCGAAGCTGGACGTGCCGGGGGCGACGGCCGTCACCCTGGGTTTGCTGGCTCTGATTTACGGGTTGACGCAGGCGGGTGAGCACGGTTGGGGTGCGCCGTCTGCGCTGGGTTGGCTGGCTGCGGGTGTGGTGCTGCTGATCGTCTTCTATGCGATCGAGTCGAAGAGTTCGGCTCCGCTGGTTCCGGTTTCTGTGCTGAAGAAGAAGACGGTCGCGTGGGGGAACATCGCGGGTCTGGTCGCGTTTCTGACGGAGACCAGTCTGGTGTTCCTGATGACGCTGTATCTGCAGGAGGTGTTGGACTTCTCGCCGCTGACGGCGGGTCTGTCGTTCGGTGTGCTGGGTGTGGGCACGGTGATCGGTGGTTCGATCGCGCCGCGGGTGATCGGTGCGGTGGGTACGCGGTCGACGTTGATCGTCGGTGGTGTGCTGCAGGCGGTGGCGACGTTGAGCCTGGTGGCGTTGGGTGAGACGTCGGCGTCGATGTGGCTGCTGTTGGTTGCGACGTTCGCGGGTGGTGTGGGCAACATGCTGGTGATCGTCGGGTTCATGGTGACCGCGACGACGGGTCTGCCGGACCATGAGCAGGGTATGGCGACGGGTCTGGCGACGATGACGCAGCAGATCGGCATCACGATGGGCACGCCCATCATGTCCGCGGTCGCCGCGGCCAACACCGACATCCATGCCGGCATCACCACCGCGGTCATCGTCAACACCGCCATCGTCGTGGTCGGCATCCTCACCACCGTCCTCTTCCTCCGCACCAAGGCCGCGAAGGACGTCGCCGCCGCCGGCTGA
- a CDS encoding MFS transporter translates to MRASLLALAVGAFGIGTTEFVIVGLLPEVADDLSVSIPSAGMLVTGYALGVVVGAPLMTAAGARLPRKTMLVVLMAIFIAGNLLCALAGDYAALMGGRLIAALTHGAFFGIGSVVAADLVAPDRRASAIALMFTGLTLANVLGVPLGTFLGQEFGWRSTFWAVTAIGIVGLLALITLVPAQPAPQSGALRGELAVFRRPQVWLALTTTVLGFGGVFASFTYLAPMMTELAGFSDGAVAWLLVLFGVGLCVGNVLGGRAADRSLMPSLYLILGGLCLVLVVFTFTSRAALPAAVTLAAFGAIGFATVPPLQARVMQQAAGAPALASAANIAAFNLGNALGAWLGGLAVAHGLGWTSPTWIGAGLAAAGLGTAALSGHLDRRSGRGPRPLPAERPLPAPLPAQHPSAGAGHGTHPIVEQKSR, encoded by the coding sequence ATGCGTGCTTCCCTCCTCGCCCTCGCGGTCGGCGCCTTCGGGATCGGGACGACCGAGTTCGTCATCGTCGGCCTGCTCCCCGAGGTGGCCGACGACCTGTCCGTGTCCATCCCCTCCGCCGGCATGCTGGTCACCGGATACGCCCTGGGCGTGGTCGTCGGCGCACCGCTGATGACCGCGGCCGGTGCCCGGCTTCCCCGCAAGACCATGCTTGTCGTGCTCATGGCTATCTTCATCGCCGGCAACCTGCTCTGCGCCCTCGCCGGGGACTACGCGGCCCTCATGGGCGGGCGGCTGATCGCGGCCCTCACGCACGGCGCGTTCTTCGGGATCGGCTCCGTCGTCGCCGCCGACCTCGTGGCCCCCGACCGGCGGGCCAGCGCCATCGCCCTGATGTTCACCGGCCTCACCCTGGCCAATGTGCTCGGCGTGCCCCTGGGGACCTTCCTGGGCCAGGAGTTCGGCTGGCGTTCGACCTTCTGGGCGGTCACCGCCATCGGGATCGTCGGACTGCTCGCCCTCATCACACTGGTCCCGGCGCAGCCCGCGCCGCAGAGCGGGGCCCTGCGCGGCGAACTCGCCGTCTTCCGCAGGCCTCAGGTGTGGCTGGCCCTGACCACGACGGTCCTCGGCTTCGGCGGCGTCTTCGCCTCCTTCACCTACCTCGCCCCGATGATGACGGAACTGGCCGGCTTCTCCGACGGTGCGGTCGCCTGGCTCCTCGTCCTCTTCGGCGTCGGGCTGTGCGTGGGCAACGTACTCGGCGGCCGGGCCGCCGACCGCTCCCTCATGCCCAGCCTGTACCTCATCCTCGGCGGCCTCTGCCTGGTGCTGGTGGTCTTCACCTTCACGTCGAGGGCCGCCCTGCCCGCCGCGGTCACCCTGGCCGCCTTCGGGGCGATCGGCTTCGCCACCGTGCCGCCGCTCCAGGCACGCGTGATGCAGCAGGCGGCCGGGGCCCCGGCCCTCGCCTCCGCGGCGAACATCGCGGCCTTCAACCTCGGCAACGCCCTCGGCGCCTGGCTCGGCGGCCTCGCTGTCGCCCACGGCCTGGGCTGGACCTCGCCGACCTGGATCGGCGCCGGACTCGCCGCCGCCGGCCTCGGCACCGCGGCCCTCTCCGGCCACCTGGACCGCAGGAGCGGCCGAGGACCGCGCCCGCTTCCCGCCGAACGGCCCCTCCCTGCACCACTCCCCGCGCAGCACCCCTCCGCCGGTGCCGGGCACGGCACCCATCCCATCGTCGAACAGAAGTCGAGGTAG
- the galU gene encoding UTP--glucose-1-phosphate uridylyltransferase GalU, with protein MNSTPPQITKAVIPAAGLGTRFLPLTKATPKEMLPVVDKPAIQYVVEEAVAAGMSDILMVTGRNKRPLEDHFDRNYELEEALQRRGDQDKLNSVCASTELADIHYVRQRDPKGLGHAVLCAAPHVGREPFAVLLADDLIDPRDPLLSRMAEVRARLGGSVVALMEVDSDAIHLYGCAAVEQSAAGGDGVRITELVEKPEPGTAPSNLAIIGRYLLDPEIFEVLRSTSPGRGGEIQLTDALRTLVRAGRPVHGVVFSGRRYDTGDRAEYLRATVRLACEREDLGPEFLSWLREFVRAEELAPV; from the coding sequence ATGAATTCCACGCCTCCGCAGATAACCAAGGCAGTGATCCCCGCCGCGGGACTCGGAACACGATTCCTCCCGCTGACGAAGGCCACCCCGAAGGAAATGCTCCCGGTGGTCGACAAGCCCGCCATCCAGTACGTGGTGGAAGAGGCGGTCGCGGCGGGGATGTCGGACATCCTCATGGTCACCGGGCGCAACAAGCGGCCGCTCGAGGACCACTTCGACCGCAACTACGAGCTGGAGGAGGCCCTCCAGCGCCGTGGTGATCAGGACAAACTCAACAGCGTCTGCGCATCCACCGAACTCGCCGACATCCACTACGTGCGCCAGCGGGACCCCAAGGGCCTCGGGCACGCCGTCCTGTGCGCCGCGCCGCACGTCGGCCGGGAGCCCTTCGCCGTCCTCCTGGCCGACGACCTGATCGACCCCAGGGATCCCCTGCTGTCCCGGATGGCCGAGGTCCGCGCCCGGCTCGGCGGCAGCGTCGTGGCCCTCATGGAGGTGGACTCGGACGCCATCCACCTGTACGGATGCGCCGCGGTCGAGCAGTCGGCGGCCGGCGGCGATGGCGTGCGCATCACCGAGCTGGTGGAGAAGCCGGAGCCCGGCACCGCCCCCAGCAACCTCGCGATCATCGGCCGCTACCTCCTCGATCCCGAGATCTTCGAGGTGCTGCGGAGCACCAGCCCCGGGCGCGGCGGCGAGATCCAGCTCACGGACGCCCTGCGCACCCTGGTGCGCGCCGGACGCCCCGTGCACGGCGTGGTCTTCTCCGGCCGCCGCTACGACACGGGGGACCGTGCCGAGTACCTGCGCGCGACGGTCCGGCTCGCCTGCGAGCGCGAGGACCTGGGCCCCGAATTCCTGTCCTGGCTAAGGGAGTTCGTGCGTGCGGAGGAGCTCGCGCCGGTCTGA
- a CDS encoding TetR/AcrR family transcriptional regulator produces MRTRNHLISVAAAEFDRNGYEGTSLSRLSRSAGISIGAVTFHFSAKGELASAVEDSGRAATRRVVECVTARGGPALDTVSSLVLALGRLIETDAAVRAAARLTQERVGAGPEWCGCWLPEVEELLEQAAEEGQLHPEVDPRPLTQLTGHLVGGVVARARRDREDRPGAVVGELGELWCLIRRRVAARPEAEMPK; encoded by the coding sequence GTGCGCACCCGTAATCATCTGATCTCGGTGGCCGCCGCCGAATTCGACCGCAACGGATACGAGGGGACGTCGCTTTCCCGGCTGAGCAGATCGGCCGGTATTTCGATCGGGGCCGTCACCTTCCACTTCTCGGCGAAGGGGGAACTGGCCTCCGCCGTCGAGGATTCCGGTCGGGCCGCCACCCGGAGGGTGGTCGAGTGCGTGACGGCCCGCGGAGGGCCGGCGCTGGACACCGTCTCCTCGCTCGTCCTGGCCCTCGGCCGGCTGATCGAGACCGACGCGGCCGTGCGCGCCGCGGCCCGGCTCACCCAGGAACGCGTCGGCGCCGGCCCCGAGTGGTGCGGCTGCTGGCTCCCGGAGGTCGAGGAACTGCTGGAACAGGCCGCGGAAGAGGGTCAGCTCCATCCGGAGGTCGACCCGCGCCCGCTCACTCAGCTGACGGGACATCTGGTCGGCGGCGTCGTCGCGCGGGCCCGCCGGGACCGGGAGGACCGCCCCGGCGCGGTCGTCGGCGAGCTCGGCGAACTGTGGTGCCTCATCCGGCGGCGCGTCGCGGCCCGCCCGGAAGCGGAAATGCCCAAGTAG
- a CDS encoding ParB/RepB/Spo0J family partition protein: MDDSNAGHPAKRTPRSAAEVPVGALLAADSPRTVPVDESHAQALANSGRTLPPLLVHRPTMRIIDGTHRLRAAVLRGRDTVGVTYFDGSAEDAFVLSVEANISHGLPLTQAERTGAALRILRSHPDWSDRGIAGRTGLAAKTVAALRRREAPEHEPPGRVGRDGRIRPADPARGREAAARLLAGRPTASLRQIAREAGIAPSTVRDVRRRIGEGEDPVPAGQRRSGSAPSPPARPADRGRARGQPLPALVTGLCKDPLLRLSEAGRLLLRMLDLQVSGLRQRERIVAAVPPYRAETAAAAAAQCARDWQELSEELGRRASAEART; the protein is encoded by the coding sequence ATGGACGACTCGAACGCAGGACACCCGGCGAAGCGGACCCCCCGCTCCGCCGCAGAGGTGCCGGTCGGCGCACTGCTCGCCGCGGATTCCCCCCGCACCGTCCCCGTGGACGAGAGCCACGCACAGGCTCTCGCGAACTCGGGCCGGACACTGCCGCCGCTGCTCGTGCACCGCCCCACGATGCGGATCATCGACGGGACGCACCGCTTGCGGGCGGCCGTGCTGAGGGGCCGCGACACCGTCGGCGTGACGTACTTCGACGGCAGCGCCGAGGACGCGTTCGTCCTCTCGGTCGAGGCCAACATCAGCCACGGACTCCCGCTGACCCAGGCGGAACGGACGGGCGCGGCGTTGCGCATCCTGCGGTCCCACCCGGACTGGTCCGATCGCGGGATCGCCGGGCGGACCGGCCTCGCGGCCAAGACCGTCGCCGCGCTGCGCCGCCGGGAGGCGCCGGAGCACGAACCGCCGGGCCGCGTCGGCCGGGACGGGCGCATCAGGCCGGCCGATCCGGCCCGCGGCCGGGAGGCCGCGGCCCGGCTGCTCGCGGGCCGGCCCACCGCCTCCCTGCGGCAGATCGCACGGGAGGCGGGCATCGCGCCCTCGACCGTACGGGACGTACGCCGCCGGATCGGCGAGGGCGAGGACCCCGTACCGGCGGGGCAGCGGCGCTCCGGCAGCGCACCGTCCCCGCCGGCCCGGCCGGCGGACCGGGGACGGGCCCGCGGGCAACCGCTGCCCGCGCTGGTCACCGGCCTCTGCAAGGACCCCCTGCTCAGACTCAGCGAGGCGGGCAGGCTGCTGCTGCGCATGCTCGACCTCCAGGTGAGCGGTCTGCGCCAGCGGGAGCGGATCGTCGCCGCGGTGCCCCCGTACCGCGCCGAGACCGCTGCCGCCGCTGCCGCGCAGTGCGCCCGCGACTGGCAGGAACTGTCGGAGGAACTGGGCCGCCGCGCCTCGGCGGAGGCCCGTACCTGA
- the wecB gene encoding non-hydrolyzing UDP-N-acetylglucosamine 2-epimerase: MRSVAVVLGTRPEAIKFAPVIRALQDDPRFEPVVISTGQHRQMLDETLDAFGLTADVDLKVMAPKQTLSQVTYRSLRGLEDYFAASPADAVLVHGDTATTLTGALAGFHLRIPVVHVEAGLRSGRLGSPFPEEGNRRLVAQVAALHLAPTPGNLANLLREGIAADTVTVTGNTVIDALRWASGRAESYGDPALADLDSDPRRVVLASAHRREAWPHLPEIGRALARIADEPGVRVVVPLHRNPVVREALLPHIGNHPGITVTDPLPYLSFCKLMGRADIIVSDSSGSQEEGPALGKPTLVLGNVTERSEAIVAGTACLVGTATEGIVAHTLELLRDRVAYDRMANAANPYGDGQATERTVAALAHFFGMGPAPEPFVPDDAVDELSVELARTADFART, encoded by the coding sequence ATGCGTTCCGTCGCCGTAGTCCTCGGCACCCGGCCGGAAGCCATCAAGTTCGCGCCGGTCATCCGCGCCCTCCAGGACGACCCGCGCTTCGAGCCCGTCGTGATCTCCACCGGCCAGCACCGCCAGATGCTGGACGAGACCCTCGACGCCTTCGGCCTCACCGCCGACGTCGACCTGAAGGTGATGGCGCCCAAGCAGACCCTCTCCCAGGTCACCTACCGCTCGCTGCGCGGCCTGGAGGACTACTTCGCCGCCTCGCCCGCCGACGCGGTCCTGGTCCACGGGGACACCGCCACCACCCTCACCGGCGCCCTGGCCGGTTTCCACCTGCGGATCCCCGTCGTCCACGTCGAGGCCGGACTGCGCAGCGGCCGGCTCGGCTCGCCCTTCCCCGAGGAGGGCAACAGACGGCTCGTCGCGCAGGTCGCCGCACTCCACCTGGCCCCCACCCCCGGCAACCTGGCGAACCTGCTGCGCGAGGGCATCGCCGCCGACACCGTCACCGTCACCGGCAACACCGTCATCGACGCCCTGCGCTGGGCCAGCGGCCGTGCGGAGAGCTACGGCGACCCGGCCCTGGCCGACCTCGACAGCGACCCGCGGCGGGTCGTCCTGGCCTCCGCGCACCGCCGCGAGGCCTGGCCGCACCTGCCCGAGATCGGCCGGGCCCTCGCCCGCATCGCCGACGAGCCCGGCGTGCGCGTCGTCGTACCGCTCCACCGCAACCCCGTCGTCCGCGAGGCGCTCCTGCCGCACATCGGCAACCACCCGGGCATCACCGTCACCGACCCGCTGCCCTACCTCAGCTTCTGCAAGCTCATGGGCCGCGCCGACATCATCGTCTCGGACAGCAGCGGCAGCCAGGAGGAGGGCCCCGCCCTCGGCAAGCCCACGCTCGTCCTCGGCAACGTCACCGAGCGCTCCGAGGCCATTGTCGCCGGTACCGCCTGCCTCGTCGGCACGGCCACCGAGGGGATCGTCGCCCACACCCTGGAGCTGCTGCGCGACCGGGTCGCCTACGACCGGATGGCCAACGCCGCCAACCCGTACGGCGACGGACAGGCCACCGAGCGCACCGTCGCCGCCCTCGCCCACTTCTTCGGCATGGGCCCCGCCCCCGAACCCTTCGTCCCCGACGACGCCGTCGACGAGCTCAGCGTCGAGCTCGCCCGTACGGCCGACTTCGCCCGCACCTGA
- a CDS encoding FAD-dependent oxidoreductase: MNGVDRRTMLTRSAAVVGGAAVAGALAGPAAAATDPAASAAPGSAAGTGAVVRPGDPRYEMLTTGNNQRFVARPDYVKMVRSTADAERALRDAVRAGKRVSVRSGGHCFADFAAHPETEVIIDFSEMTHVGYDPARRAFVVEAGARLINVYEALYKGWGVTIPGGICYSVGAGGHIVGGGYGLLSRAHGLVVDHLYAVEVVVTDGRGGVRTVVATREKNDPHRDLWWAHTGGGGGNFGLVTRYWFRSPGAKGSEPSEQLISPPSKVLVSALDFPWEQLTEAKFTRLLKNFGAWHAAHSAPDSPYRNLSSLFNVSSKAHGSVGMFTQVDATVPNARKLLDDYVAAITAGTGITPKALTRATGELPAMPQFAEPRTLPWLQATRLVGTNNPTITNPTSRGAHKSAYMRKNFTDHQISALYRYMSRPDFKNPDTMLVLFSFGGQVNAVAPDATANAQRSSIFKMCFQTFWQEESEDAFYLGWLRDLYEDFFSATGGVPLIDDSTDGCYINYPDRDITDPRRNRSGVPWQTLYYKDNYPRLQQVKKRYDPSDFFRHSMSIKPARG; the protein is encoded by the coding sequence ATGAACGGTGTCGATCGCCGGACCATGCTCACCCGCAGCGCGGCCGTCGTCGGAGGCGCGGCGGTGGCCGGCGCGCTCGCCGGCCCCGCGGCAGCGGCCACGGATCCCGCCGCCTCCGCGGCGCCCGGCTCGGCCGCCGGGACCGGAGCCGTCGTACGCCCGGGCGACCCGCGCTACGAGATGCTCACCACCGGCAACAACCAGCGCTTCGTCGCCCGCCCCGACTACGTCAAGATGGTCCGCTCGACCGCGGACGCCGAACGGGCCCTGAGAGACGCCGTCCGGGCCGGCAAGCGGGTCTCCGTGCGCAGCGGCGGCCACTGCTTCGCCGACTTCGCCGCCCACCCCGAGACCGAGGTCATCATCGACTTCTCGGAGATGACCCACGTCGGCTACGACCCCGCGCGCCGCGCCTTCGTCGTCGAGGCGGGCGCCCGCCTGATCAACGTGTACGAGGCCCTCTACAAGGGCTGGGGCGTCACCATACCCGGCGGCATCTGCTACAGCGTCGGAGCCGGCGGGCACATCGTCGGCGGCGGCTACGGGCTCCTCTCCCGGGCCCACGGCCTGGTCGTCGACCACCTCTACGCCGTGGAGGTCGTCGTCACGGACGGCCGGGGCGGCGTCCGCACCGTCGTCGCCACCCGCGAGAAGAACGACCCCCACCGCGACCTGTGGTGGGCGCACACCGGCGGGGGCGGCGGCAACTTCGGCCTGGTGACCCGCTACTGGTTCCGCTCCCCGGGCGCGAAGGGCTCCGAGCCCTCCGAGCAGCTGATATCGCCGCCGTCGAAGGTCCTCGTCAGCGCCCTCGACTTCCCCTGGGAACAGCTGACGGAGGCGAAGTTCACCCGCCTCCTGAAGAACTTCGGCGCCTGGCACGCCGCCCACAGCGCACCCGACAGCCCCTACCGCAACCTCTCCAGCCTGTTCAACGTCAGCTCCAAGGCCCACGGCAGCGTGGGCATGTTCACCCAGGTCGACGCGACCGTGCCGAACGCGCGCAAGCTGCTCGACGACTACGTGGCGGCCATCACCGCCGGTACGGGGATCACCCCCAAGGCACTGACCCGCGCCACCGGCGAACTGCCCGCCATGCCGCAGTTCGCCGAGCCCAGAACACTGCCCTGGCTCCAGGCGACCCGGCTCGTCGGCACCAACAACCCGACCATCACCAACCCCACCTCGCGCGGCGCGCACAAGTCCGCGTACATGCGCAAGAACTTCACCGACCACCAGATCTCCGCGCTCTACCGGTACATGAGCCGGCCGGACTTCAAGAACCCCGACACCATGCTGGTGCTGTTCTCCTTCGGCGGCCAGGTCAACGCCGTCGCACCCGACGCGACGGCCAACGCGCAGCGGTCGTCCATCTTCAAGATGTGCTTCCAGACCTTCTGGCAGGAGGAGAGCGAGGACGCCTTCTACCTGGGATGGCTGCGCGACCTGTACGAGGACTTCTTCTCGGCGACCGGCGGCGTGCCCCTGATCGACGACAGCACCGACGGCTGCTACATCAACTATCCCGACCGGGACATCACCGACCCACGCCGCAACCGGTCCGGCGTGCCGTGGCAGACCCTCTACTACAAGGACAACTACCCGCGCCTGCAGCAGGTCAAGAAGCGCTACGACCCGTCCGACTTCTTCCGCCACTCCATGTCGATCAAGCCTGCCCGAGGCTGA